One window of Lemur catta isolate mLemCat1 chromosome 3, mLemCat1.pri, whole genome shotgun sequence genomic DNA carries:
- the PIP5K1A gene encoding phosphatidylinositol 4-phosphate 5-kinase type-1 alpha isoform X4: MASASPAPSAVGFSSSDPGVPSCASTSASGIKRPTASEVPYTSGMPIKKIGHRGVDSSGETTYKKTTSSALKGAIQLGITHTVGSLSTKPERDVLMQDFYVVESIFFPSEGSNLTPAHHYNDFRFKTYAPVAFRYFRELFGIRPDDYLYSLCSEPLIELCSSGASGSLFYVSSDDEFIIKTVQHKEAEFLQKLLPGYYMNLNQNPRTLLPKFYGLYCVQAGGKNIRIVVMNNLLPRSVKMHIKYDLKGSTYKRRASQKEREKPLPTFKDLDFLQDIPDGLFLDADMYNALCKTLQRDCLVLQSFKIMDYSLLMSIHNIDHAQREALSCETQYFVDTRRPAPQKALYSTAMESIQGEARRGGTMETDDHMGGIPARNSKGERLLLYIGIIDILQSYRFVKKLEHSWKALVHDGDTVSVHRPGFYAERFQRFMCNTVFKKIPLKPSPSKKFRSGSSFSRRAGPSGNFCITYQPSVSGEHKAQVTTKAEVEPGVHIGRPDVLPQTPPLEEISEGSPLPDPSFSPVVGETLQMLTTSTTLEKLEVAESEFTHVSVWDVGEVNALKGIKRITDEMEQEVKSCFFEHFVLLVPYSWKLRLK; this comes from the exons cGTCTGGAATTAAGAGACCCACGGCATCTGAG GTGCCTTATACCTCTGGCATGCCCATCAAGAAAATAGGCCACCGGGGTGTTGATTCCTCAGGAGAGACAACATATAAAAAG acAACCTCATCAGCCTTGAAAGGAGCCATCCAGTTGGGCATTACTCACACTGTGGGAAGCCTGAGTACCAAACCTGAGCGAGATGTCCTCATGCAAGATTTCTACGTAGTGGAGAGTATCTTTTTCCCCAG TGAAGGAAGCAACCTAACGCCTGCTCATCACTACAATGACTTTCGTTTCAAGACATATGCACCTGTTGCCTTCCGCTATTTTCGGGAGCTATTTGGCATCCGGCCTGATGATTATTTG TACTCCCTCTGCAGTGAACCACTGATTGAACTCTGCAGCTCTGGAGCTAGTGGTTCCCTCTTCTATGTGTCCAGTGATGATGAATTCATCATTAAGACGGTCCAACATAAAGAGGCAGAGTTTCTGCAGAAGCTGCTTCCAGGATACTACATG AACCTCAACCAGAACCCTCGGACTTTGTTGCCTAAATTTTACGGACTGTACTGTGTGCAGGCGGGTGGCAAGAACATTCGAATTGTGGTGATGAACAATCTCTTACCCCGGTCAGTCAAAATGCATATCAAATATGACCTCAAGGGCTCAACCTACAAACGACGGGCTTCCCAAAAAGAGCGAGAGAAGCCTCTCCCCACCTTTAAAGACCTGGACTTCTTACAAGACATCCCTGATGGTCTTTTTTTGGATGCTGACATGTATAATGCTCTTTGTAAGACCCTGCAGCGTGACTGTTTG GTGCTGCAGAGCTTCAAGATAATGGATTATAGCCTCTTGATGTCAATCCACAACATAGATCATGCACAACGAGAGGCCCTAAGCTGTGAAACACAATACTTCGTTGACACTCGCAGACCAGCCCCCCAAAAGGCTCTCTATTCTACGGCCATGGAATCCATCCAGGGCGAGGCTCGACGGGGTGGCACCATGGAGACCGATGACCA TATGGGTGGCATCCCTGCCCGGAATAGTAAAGGAGAAAGGCTCCTGCTTTATATTGGCATCATTGACATTCTGCAGTCTTACAG GTTTGTTAAGAAGTTGGAGCACTCTTGGAAAGCCCTGGTACATGATGGG GACACCGTATCGGTACATCGCCCAGGCTTCTACGCTGAACGGTTTCAGCGCTTCATGTGCAACACAGTGTTCAAGAAGATTCCCT TGAAGCCCTCTCCTTCCAAAAAGTTTCGGTCTGGCTCATCTTTCTCTCGGCGAGCAGGCCCCAGCGGCAACTTCTGCATTACTTACCAGCCATCGGTCTCTGGGGAACACAAGGCACAAGTGACAACAAAGGCGGAAGTGGAGCCAG GCGTTCACATTGGTCGTCCTGATGTTTTACCTCAGACTCCACCTTTGGAGGAAATAAGTGAGGGCTCGCCTCTTCCTGACCCCAGTTTCTCACCTGTAGTTGGAGAAACATTGCAAATGCTAACTACAAG TACAACCTTGGAAAAACTTGAAGTTGCAGAATCAGAGTTCACCCATGTGAGTGTCTGGGATGTGGGGGAGGTAAATGCTTTGAAGGGAATAAAGAGAATCACTGATGAAATGGAGCAAGAAGTTAAATCTTGCTTTTTTGAACATTTTGTGCTTTTGGTACCTTACAGTTGGAAGCTAAGgctgaaatag
- the PIP5K1A gene encoding phosphatidylinositol 4-phosphate 5-kinase type-1 alpha isoform X9, whose product MASASPAPSAVGFSSSDPGVPSCASTSASGIKRPTASEVPYTSGMPIKKIGHRGVDSSGETTYKKTTSSALKGAIQLGITHTVGSLSTKPERDVLMQDFYVVESIFFPSEGSNLTPAHHYNDFRFKTYAPVAFRYFRELFGIRPDDYLYSLCSEPLIELCSSGASGSLFYVSSDDEFIIKTVQHKEAEFLQKLLPGYYMNLNQNPRTLLPKFYGLYCVQAGGKNIRIVVMNNLLPRSVKMHIKYDLKGSTYKRRASQKEREKPLPTFKDLDFLQDIPDGLFLDADMYNALCKTLQRDCLVLQSFKIMDYSLLMSIHNIDHAQREALSCETQYFVDTRRPAPQKALYSTAMESIQGEARRGGTMETDDHMGGIPARNSKGERLLLYIGIIDILQSYRFVKKLEHSWKALVHDGDTVSVHRPGFYAERFQRFMCNTVFKKIPLKPSPSKKFRSGSSFSRRAGPSGNFCITYQPSVSGEHKAQVTTKAEVEPGVHIGRPDVLPQTPPLEEISEGSPLPDPSFSPVVGETLQMLTTSTTLEKLEVAESEFTH is encoded by the exons cGTCTGGAATTAAGAGACCCACGGCATCTGAG GTGCCTTATACCTCTGGCATGCCCATCAAGAAAATAGGCCACCGGGGTGTTGATTCCTCAGGAGAGACAACATATAAAAAG acAACCTCATCAGCCTTGAAAGGAGCCATCCAGTTGGGCATTACTCACACTGTGGGAAGCCTGAGTACCAAACCTGAGCGAGATGTCCTCATGCAAGATTTCTACGTAGTGGAGAGTATCTTTTTCCCCAG TGAAGGAAGCAACCTAACGCCTGCTCATCACTACAATGACTTTCGTTTCAAGACATATGCACCTGTTGCCTTCCGCTATTTTCGGGAGCTATTTGGCATCCGGCCTGATGATTATTTG TACTCCCTCTGCAGTGAACCACTGATTGAACTCTGCAGCTCTGGAGCTAGTGGTTCCCTCTTCTATGTGTCCAGTGATGATGAATTCATCATTAAGACGGTCCAACATAAAGAGGCAGAGTTTCTGCAGAAGCTGCTTCCAGGATACTACATG AACCTCAACCAGAACCCTCGGACTTTGTTGCCTAAATTTTACGGACTGTACTGTGTGCAGGCGGGTGGCAAGAACATTCGAATTGTGGTGATGAACAATCTCTTACCCCGGTCAGTCAAAATGCATATCAAATATGACCTCAAGGGCTCAACCTACAAACGACGGGCTTCCCAAAAAGAGCGAGAGAAGCCTCTCCCCACCTTTAAAGACCTGGACTTCTTACAAGACATCCCTGATGGTCTTTTTTTGGATGCTGACATGTATAATGCTCTTTGTAAGACCCTGCAGCGTGACTGTTTG GTGCTGCAGAGCTTCAAGATAATGGATTATAGCCTCTTGATGTCAATCCACAACATAGATCATGCACAACGAGAGGCCCTAAGCTGTGAAACACAATACTTCGTTGACACTCGCAGACCAGCCCCCCAAAAGGCTCTCTATTCTACGGCCATGGAATCCATCCAGGGCGAGGCTCGACGGGGTGGCACCATGGAGACCGATGACCA TATGGGTGGCATCCCTGCCCGGAATAGTAAAGGAGAAAGGCTCCTGCTTTATATTGGCATCATTGACATTCTGCAGTCTTACAG GTTTGTTAAGAAGTTGGAGCACTCTTGGAAAGCCCTGGTACATGATGGG GACACCGTATCGGTACATCGCCCAGGCTTCTACGCTGAACGGTTTCAGCGCTTCATGTGCAACACAGTGTTCAAGAAGATTCCCT TGAAGCCCTCTCCTTCCAAAAAGTTTCGGTCTGGCTCATCTTTCTCTCGGCGAGCAGGCCCCAGCGGCAACTTCTGCATTACTTACCAGCCATCGGTCTCTGGGGAACACAAGGCACAAGTGACAACAAAGGCGGAAGTGGAGCCAG GCGTTCACATTGGTCGTCCTGATGTTTTACCTCAGACTCCACCTTTGGAGGAAATAAGTGAGGGCTCGCCTCTTCCTGACCCCAGTTTCTCACCTGTAGTTGGAGAAACATTGCAAATGCTAACTACAAG TACAACCTTGGAAAAACTTGAAGTTGCAGAATCAGAGTTCACCCAT tga
- the PIP5K1A gene encoding phosphatidylinositol 4-phosphate 5-kinase type-1 alpha isoform X7, translating to MPIKKIGHRGVDSSGETTYKKTTSSALKGAIQLGITHTVGSLSTKPERDVLMQDFYVVESIFFPSEGSNLTPAHHYNDFRFKTYAPVAFRYFRELFGIRPDDYLYSLCSEPLIELCSSGASGSLFYVSSDDEFIIKTVQHKEAEFLQKLLPGYYMNLNQNPRTLLPKFYGLYCVQAGGKNIRIVVMNNLLPRSVKMHIKYDLKGSTYKRRASQKEREKPLPTFKDLDFLQDIPDGLFLDADMYNALCKTLQRDCLVLQSFKIMDYSLLMSIHNIDHAQREALSCETQYFVDTRRPAPQKALYSTAMESIQGEARRGGTMETDDHMGGIPARNSKGERLLLYIGIIDILQSYRFVKKLEHSWKALVHDGDTVSVHRPGFYAERFQRFMCNTVFKKIPLKPSPSKKFRSGSSFSRRAGPSGNFCITYQPSVSGEHKAQVTTKAEVEPGVHIGRPDVLPQTPPLEEISEGSPLPDPSFSPVVGETLQMLTTSTTLEKLEVAESEFTHVSVWDVGEVNALKGIKRITDEMEQEVKSCFFEHFVLLVPYSWKLRLK from the exons ATGCCCATCAAGAAAATAGGCCACCGGGGTGTTGATTCCTCAGGAGAGACAACATATAAAAAG acAACCTCATCAGCCTTGAAAGGAGCCATCCAGTTGGGCATTACTCACACTGTGGGAAGCCTGAGTACCAAACCTGAGCGAGATGTCCTCATGCAAGATTTCTACGTAGTGGAGAGTATCTTTTTCCCCAG TGAAGGAAGCAACCTAACGCCTGCTCATCACTACAATGACTTTCGTTTCAAGACATATGCACCTGTTGCCTTCCGCTATTTTCGGGAGCTATTTGGCATCCGGCCTGATGATTATTTG TACTCCCTCTGCAGTGAACCACTGATTGAACTCTGCAGCTCTGGAGCTAGTGGTTCCCTCTTCTATGTGTCCAGTGATGATGAATTCATCATTAAGACGGTCCAACATAAAGAGGCAGAGTTTCTGCAGAAGCTGCTTCCAGGATACTACATG AACCTCAACCAGAACCCTCGGACTTTGTTGCCTAAATTTTACGGACTGTACTGTGTGCAGGCGGGTGGCAAGAACATTCGAATTGTGGTGATGAACAATCTCTTACCCCGGTCAGTCAAAATGCATATCAAATATGACCTCAAGGGCTCAACCTACAAACGACGGGCTTCCCAAAAAGAGCGAGAGAAGCCTCTCCCCACCTTTAAAGACCTGGACTTCTTACAAGACATCCCTGATGGTCTTTTTTTGGATGCTGACATGTATAATGCTCTTTGTAAGACCCTGCAGCGTGACTGTTTG GTGCTGCAGAGCTTCAAGATAATGGATTATAGCCTCTTGATGTCAATCCACAACATAGATCATGCACAACGAGAGGCCCTAAGCTGTGAAACACAATACTTCGTTGACACTCGCAGACCAGCCCCCCAAAAGGCTCTCTATTCTACGGCCATGGAATCCATCCAGGGCGAGGCTCGACGGGGTGGCACCATGGAGACCGATGACCA TATGGGTGGCATCCCTGCCCGGAATAGTAAAGGAGAAAGGCTCCTGCTTTATATTGGCATCATTGACATTCTGCAGTCTTACAG GTTTGTTAAGAAGTTGGAGCACTCTTGGAAAGCCCTGGTACATGATGGG GACACCGTATCGGTACATCGCCCAGGCTTCTACGCTGAACGGTTTCAGCGCTTCATGTGCAACACAGTGTTCAAGAAGATTCCCT TGAAGCCCTCTCCTTCCAAAAAGTTTCGGTCTGGCTCATCTTTCTCTCGGCGAGCAGGCCCCAGCGGCAACTTCTGCATTACTTACCAGCCATCGGTCTCTGGGGAACACAAGGCACAAGTGACAACAAAGGCGGAAGTGGAGCCAG GCGTTCACATTGGTCGTCCTGATGTTTTACCTCAGACTCCACCTTTGGAGGAAATAAGTGAGGGCTCGCCTCTTCCTGACCCCAGTTTCTCACCTGTAGTTGGAGAAACATTGCAAATGCTAACTACAAG TACAACCTTGGAAAAACTTGAAGTTGCAGAATCAGAGTTCACCCATGTGAGTGTCTGGGATGTGGGGGAGGTAAATGCTTTGAAGGGAATAAAGAGAATCACTGATGAAATGGAGCAAGAAGTTAAATCTTGCTTTTTTGAACATTTTGTGCTTTTGGTACCTTACAGTTGGAAGCTAAGgctgaaatag